In the Stigmatella erecta genome, one interval contains:
- a CDS encoding cupin domain-containing protein yields MSQPSAGPVLSLTSVMTQPGVLESGSPLRPPAPPRPPSLSALPALTAEALVEQLHVKLAAHPFWDSPLLKACRRGHLSREDYAFIFSQYALLLGTSPRFLHALMAQCETEPERARLTQTLWEEMGMAPEKRPSALFHRFLRDGLGVNADTIHFQDATRHFVRECLDTCLDTPQACASAFVALGLEALVPRLYSIFVDGLLQAHVSDRYLPFFYWHMAASPARLRGLEALVLSHAHEPGWADTCLGAMERALQLHGNFLEGLFEAVQHRRLRPLLEHIQDRVPLTPEHPDPRTLHLEDFSQGPSFYQYAHEEEGIRFSVDRVPFATEVLETHLVRVAPGHTTEMREHAHEALLVVMEGQGRVHVRGTEVEVKPGDAVFVPRWAPNQARSLGPEALTLLRVTDHGFTRLAHDEEVLRALRLKRATGVDL; encoded by the coding sequence ATGAGCCAGCCGTCCGCCGGTCCGGTCCTCTCCCTCACCTCGGTGATGACCCAGCCTGGGGTGCTCGAGTCCGGGAGCCCGCTGCGCCCCCCGGCCCCGCCCCGCCCCCCCAGCCTGTCGGCCCTGCCGGCGCTGACGGCCGAGGCCCTGGTGGAGCAGCTGCACGTGAAGCTCGCCGCGCACCCCTTCTGGGACAGCCCGCTCTTGAAGGCCTGCCGCCGGGGGCACCTGTCGCGCGAGGACTACGCGTTCATCTTCTCCCAGTACGCGCTGCTGCTTGGCACCTCCCCGCGCTTTCTCCACGCGCTGATGGCCCAGTGCGAGACGGAGCCGGAGCGCGCGCGGCTCACCCAGACGCTGTGGGAGGAGATGGGGATGGCGCCGGAGAAGCGGCCCTCGGCCCTGTTCCACCGCTTCCTGCGCGACGGGCTGGGCGTGAACGCGGACACCATCCACTTCCAGGACGCCACGCGCCACTTCGTCCGCGAGTGCCTGGACACGTGCCTGGACACGCCCCAGGCCTGCGCGAGCGCCTTCGTGGCGCTGGGCCTGGAGGCGCTGGTGCCCCGGCTCTACAGCATCTTCGTGGATGGGCTCCTGCAGGCCCACGTGTCCGACCGCTACCTGCCCTTCTTCTACTGGCACATGGCGGCGAGCCCCGCGCGCCTGCGCGGCCTGGAGGCGCTGGTGCTCTCGCACGCACACGAGCCGGGCTGGGCCGACACGTGCCTGGGCGCCATGGAGCGCGCGCTGCAGTTGCACGGCAACTTCCTGGAGGGGCTCTTCGAGGCGGTGCAGCACCGCCGGCTCCGGCCGCTGCTGGAGCACATCCAGGACCGGGTGCCGCTCACCCCCGAGCACCCGGACCCGCGCACCCTGCACCTGGAGGACTTCTCCCAGGGGCCGTCCTTCTACCAGTACGCGCACGAGGAGGAGGGCATCCGCTTCTCCGTGGACCGGGTGCCGTTCGCCACGGAGGTGCTGGAGACGCACCTGGTGCGGGTGGCCCCCGGCCACACCACGGAGATGCGCGAGCACGCGCACGAGGCGCTGCTCGTGGTGATGGAGGGCCAGGGCCGGGTGCACGTGCGCGGCACCGAGGTGGAGGTGAAGCCGGGGGATGCGGTGTTCGTGCCCCGCTGGGCGCCGAACCAGGCGCGCAGCCTGGGCCCGGAGGCGCTGACGCTGCTGAGGGTGACGGACCACGGCTTCACGCGCCTGGCCCACGACGAGGAGGTGCTCCGGGCGCTGCGGCTCAAGAGGGCCACCGGTGTGGACCTCTGA
- a CDS encoding enoyl-CoA hydratase has protein sequence MSNTLLTQDTGKVRTLTFNRPEKKNAFTHAMYEAATEALRQADADPAIHVVVLTGAGGVFTSGNDIGDFVEHPVTGEDSAVFRFLRTLVDLAKPLVAVVDGPAVGIGTTMLLHCDYVLASDRARFAMPFINLALCPEGASSVLLPRQAGMALASELLLFGEPFDAETALRARIINRVVPAAQLAEVTAERTQALAAKPLGALQVTKSLLRDSMRSEVNGTLRREGAEFVKRLHSDEAREALMAFMNRKK, from the coding sequence ATGTCCAACACCCTGCTGACGCAAGACACCGGGAAGGTCCGCACCCTCACCTTCAACCGGCCGGAGAAGAAGAACGCCTTCACCCACGCCATGTACGAGGCCGCCACGGAGGCGCTGCGCCAGGCCGACGCCGACCCCGCCATTCACGTGGTGGTGCTCACCGGCGCCGGGGGCGTCTTCACCTCGGGCAACGACATCGGTGACTTCGTCGAGCACCCGGTGACGGGCGAGGACTCGGCGGTGTTCCGCTTCCTGCGCACGCTGGTGGACCTGGCCAAGCCGCTGGTGGCCGTGGTGGACGGGCCCGCGGTGGGCATCGGCACGACGATGCTGCTGCACTGTGACTACGTGCTCGCCTCGGACCGGGCGCGCTTCGCCATGCCCTTCATCAACCTGGCCCTGTGCCCGGAGGGCGCCTCCAGCGTGCTCCTGCCGCGCCAGGCGGGCATGGCGCTCGCCTCGGAGCTGCTGCTGTTCGGCGAGCCCTTCGACGCGGAGACGGCCCTGCGCGCCCGCATCATCAACCGGGTGGTGCCCGCCGCCCAGCTCGCCGAAGTGACCGCCGAGCGCACCCAGGCCCTCGCCGCCAAGCCCCTGGGCGCGCTCCAGGTGACCAAGAGCCTGCTGCGCGACTCGATGCGCAGCGAGGTGAACGGCACGCTGCGCCGGGAGGGCGCCGAGTTCGTCAAGCGCCTGCACTCCGACGAGGCGCGCGAGGCCCTCATGGCCTTCATGAACCGCAAGAAGTAG
- a CDS encoding GAF domain-containing protein yields MLLVDDHPANLVALEAILEPLGVRLTKAPSGEQALRLLLAQEFAVILLDVQMAGLNGYETAALIKQRERTRNIPIIFLTAHGQDETEVLAGYAQGAVDYLRKPLSPEVLRSKVSVFIELFRAQNQVRRQAELLRHQEAQAREAATRSADYIARLQTLTSLLAEATSVTQVVQALFEHGLVTVESNATSLCLLDPSRRELERIETVGYAPEARTALERIPLSSSEPLTEAVREGRALWLSSRAEGLTRYPAMSDSLRFPSMAALPLIVKGQAIGVLGLSFPQERTFSEDDRAFLNAVAHISAQAIDRARLYDEERLAHERVRNAAARLKVLAEATDAFSAANRDLPALFEAVSHQVVRHMGDSSVLHLLSGDGQRMELVSVRHVVPEHQAFLRRLLEDHPARLGEGLLGEVAQTGRSVLMPTVSPRELSARLQPEYRVSLERIPLQTCLVVPLWAQGRIIGTLATARSAPGIAFTPEELRLMEELAGKAAMSIENARLFQQQLHSQEELRRRTEFEQQLIGIVSHDLRNPLGAISMAAGMLLANPSLDERQRRAAQRIASSGERATRLIRDLLDFTQARLGTGIPLNRHPMDLHEVTRHVVDEVLLAHPGRHVQVESSGEGGGEWDSDRIAQVLTNLLGNALAYSPAHTPVRVSTFGEEDGARLEVHNQGSPIPAELLPRLFEPLTRGLPGEAHPNRSIGLGLYIVRAILGGHGGTIEVASSEQGGTTFTVRLPRRAST; encoded by the coding sequence GTGCTGCTGGTCGACGACCACCCCGCCAACCTGGTGGCCCTGGAGGCCATCCTGGAGCCGCTGGGCGTCCGCCTGACCAAGGCCCCCTCGGGGGAGCAGGCGCTGCGGCTGCTGCTCGCCCAGGAGTTCGCCGTCATCCTGCTGGACGTTCAGATGGCGGGGCTCAACGGGTATGAGACGGCCGCGCTCATCAAGCAGCGCGAGCGCACGCGCAACATCCCCATCATCTTCCTGACGGCCCACGGGCAGGACGAGACGGAGGTGCTCGCGGGCTACGCGCAGGGCGCGGTGGACTACCTGCGCAAGCCCCTGTCGCCCGAGGTGCTGCGCTCCAAGGTCAGCGTCTTCATCGAGCTGTTCCGCGCCCAGAACCAGGTGCGGCGCCAGGCGGAGCTCTTGCGCCACCAGGAGGCCCAGGCGCGCGAGGCCGCCACGCGCTCGGCGGACTACATCGCCCGGCTGCAGACGCTCACCTCGCTGCTGGCGGAGGCCACCTCCGTCACCCAGGTGGTGCAGGCGCTCTTCGAGCACGGCCTGGTGACGGTGGAGTCCAACGCCACCTCGCTGTGCCTGCTCGATCCGTCGCGCCGGGAGCTGGAGCGCATCGAGACGGTGGGCTACGCGCCAGAGGCCCGGACGGCGCTGGAGCGCATCCCCCTGTCCTCCTCCGAGCCCCTCACCGAGGCGGTGCGGGAGGGAAGGGCCCTGTGGCTCTCCTCGCGCGCGGAGGGCCTCACGCGCTACCCCGCGATGAGCGACTCGCTGCGCTTTCCCTCGATGGCGGCCCTGCCCCTCATCGTCAAGGGCCAGGCCATCGGCGTGCTCGGGCTGTCGTTTCCCCAGGAGCGCACCTTCAGCGAGGACGACCGGGCCTTCCTCAACGCCGTGGCCCACATCAGCGCCCAGGCCATCGACCGGGCGCGCCTGTATGACGAGGAGCGGCTCGCGCACGAGCGGGTGCGCAACGCCGCCGCGCGCCTCAAGGTGCTCGCCGAGGCCACCGACGCCTTCAGCGCCGCCAACCGGGACTTGCCCGCGCTGTTCGAGGCCGTCTCGCACCAGGTGGTGCGGCACATGGGGGACTCCAGCGTCCTGCACCTGCTGTCCGGGGACGGGCAGCGCATGGAGCTCGTCTCCGTGCGCCACGTGGTGCCCGAGCACCAGGCGTTCCTGCGGCGGCTCCTGGAGGACCACCCGGCGCGGCTGGGCGAGGGGCTCCTGGGCGAGGTGGCCCAGACGGGCCGCTCCGTGCTCATGCCCACCGTGTCCCCCAGGGAGCTGAGCGCCCGGCTCCAGCCCGAGTACCGCGTCTCGCTGGAGCGCATCCCCCTGCAGACGTGCCTCGTGGTGCCCCTGTGGGCCCAGGGGCGCATCATCGGCACGCTGGCCACCGCGCGCTCCGCGCCGGGCATCGCCTTCACCCCGGAGGAACTGCGGCTCATGGAGGAGCTGGCCGGCAAGGCGGCCATGTCCATCGAGAACGCGCGCCTGTTCCAGCAGCAGCTGCACTCCCAGGAGGAGCTGCGCCGCCGGACCGAGTTCGAGCAGCAGCTCATCGGCATCGTCTCCCATGACTTGCGCAACCCCCTGGGCGCCATCAGCATGGCGGCGGGCATGCTCCTGGCGAACCCCAGCCTGGACGAGCGCCAGCGCCGCGCCGCCCAGCGCATCGCCTCCTCGGGCGAGCGCGCCACGCGCCTCATCCGGGATCTGCTGGACTTCACCCAGGCGCGCCTGGGCACCGGCATCCCTCTGAACCGCCACCCCATGGACCTGCACGAGGTGACGCGCCACGTGGTGGACGAGGTGCTGCTCGCTCACCCGGGGCGCCACGTCCAGGTGGAATCGAGCGGCGAGGGGGGGGGCGAATGGGACTCGGACCGCATCGCCCAGGTGCTGACCAACCTGCTGGGCAACGCGCTGGCCTACAGCCCCGCCCACACCCCCGTGCGGGTGAGCACCTTCGGGGAGGAGGACGGCGCCCGGCTCGAGGTGCACAACCAGGGCTCGCCCATCCCCGCCGAGCTGCTGCCCCGGCTTTTCGAGCCGCTCACCCGGGGCCTGCCCGGCGAGGCGCACCCCAACCGCAGCATTGGCCTGGGGCTGTACATCGTCCGCGCCATCCTCGGGGGCCATGGGGGCACCATCGAGGTGGCCTCCAGCGAGCAGGGCGGGACAACCTTCACGGTGCGCCTGCCCCGCCGCGCCAGCACCTGA
- a CDS encoding response regulator, with the protein MKRLLLVDDEAAIVEALQDILSDEGYAVEAAFNGEEALQRLHAARPDLMLMDLMMPVMDGRELLRRVRQDPSLHDLPVVVMSAGRITDEERQAASATLAKPFELEVLLETLQKHLPEPESGT; encoded by the coding sequence GTGAAGCGCCTGCTCCTCGTGGACGACGAGGCCGCCATCGTCGAAGCACTCCAGGACATCCTCTCCGACGAAGGGTACGCCGTGGAGGCGGCCTTCAACGGCGAGGAGGCCCTCCAGCGGCTGCACGCCGCCCGGCCGGACCTGATGCTCATGGACCTGATGATGCCGGTGATGGACGGCCGGGAGCTGCTGCGCCGGGTGCGGCAGGATCCCTCGCTGCACGACTTGCCCGTGGTGGTGATGAGCGCCGGCCGCATCACCGACGAGGAGCGCCAGGCCGCCTCCGCCACGCTCGCCAAGCCCTTCGAGCTGGAGGTGCTGCTGGAGACCCTCCAGAAGCACCTGCCGGAGCCGGAGTCCGGCACCTGA
- a CDS encoding M1 family metallopeptidase has product MSPSRPLAVLLLGLCVACSHRPPAAQGSAAAAEAAPAALAAAPPGLRLPRTVRPTGYTAQLTVDPAKPTLQGVVDIALELSAPTAVLWLHGKDLAVKEAVLTQAGKAFAGTVAVAPGSLLGITLASPVAPGPASLRITYEAAASTREVEGAFRTQEAGDWYVFTQFEPLGARRVFPCFDEPGFKVPWQLSFHVPAGSVAVTNTPLLREEARVDGGRTFHFARTQPLPSYLVAFGVGPFEFVPAEPSGSKRVPTRIITPKGRGAEAAYAARVTPQILARLEAYFGMPYPFEKLDTLAVPLLGGAMEHPGLVTFNSELILAKPAEDSVEHQRDFAEVQVHELAHQWFGNLVTLAWWDDLWLNESFASWLTPRIVEGWQPTWDAMADRVRGRSGALEVDSLVTARRIRQPIENEGDIRTAFDGITYGKGSAVLAMTEEWLGREVFQRGIQRYLRAHAGGNATAEDFLAALSAEAGQDVARVLNTFLDQGGAPLVTAALDCAGPVPKVTLSQRRYLPVGSSGQEARAWRVPLCVRYGVKEQAGRVCGVLEAERAELALPGAKACPDWFFPNEDGAGYFRTQVSGADWQRLLAVADRRLSRIERVTLLGDARALARAGTLPAAEAMALAARFAGEPDRQVFTASLEVLGLVEPRMLSEARREDFDRFLRETYGPRARALGLVPRADESEDTRLLRPKLLWLAGVRGGDPTLVAGARTLTEAWLKDRSAVAPELVDSVLAITAAHHGRALAPRLREALKTEPERRHRNALIGALGSLRDPEVLREQLPLVLDPAGDARETVWMVYAAGQEPRVSEVVYTFVKEHYDALTARVPEEFASHMVMLGSNFCDAAHRQDVEAFFAPRMALTASGARRLAQSLERIDLCMALKQAQGASLDAYLTKGAAPRTPPRG; this is encoded by the coding sequence ATGAGCCCTTCACGCCCTCTCGCCGTCCTCCTGCTGGGATTGTGCGTTGCTTGCTCCCACCGCCCCCCCGCCGCCCAGGGAAGCGCCGCCGCGGCCGAAGCCGCCCCGGCGGCCCTCGCCGCCGCTCCCCCAGGCTTGCGCCTGCCCCGCACGGTGCGCCCCACGGGCTACACCGCCCAGCTCACCGTGGACCCGGCGAAGCCCACGCTCCAGGGCGTGGTGGACATCGCGCTGGAGCTCTCCGCGCCCACCGCCGTGCTCTGGCTGCACGGCAAGGACCTGGCCGTGAAGGAGGCCGTCCTGACGCAGGCGGGGAAGGCCTTCGCGGGCACGGTGGCCGTGGCGCCCGGGAGCCTGCTGGGCATCACCCTGGCGAGCCCCGTGGCCCCCGGGCCCGCGAGCCTGCGCATCACCTACGAGGCCGCCGCCTCCACCCGCGAGGTGGAGGGCGCCTTCCGCACCCAGGAGGCGGGCGACTGGTACGTGTTCACCCAGTTCGAGCCCCTCGGCGCCCGGCGCGTCTTTCCCTGCTTCGATGAGCCGGGCTTCAAGGTGCCCTGGCAGCTGTCCTTCCACGTGCCCGCGGGCAGCGTGGCGGTGACGAACACGCCGCTGCTCCGGGAGGAGGCCCGGGTGGACGGTGGCCGCACCTTCCACTTCGCCCGCACGCAGCCGCTGCCCAGCTACCTGGTGGCCTTCGGCGTGGGGCCGTTCGAGTTCGTCCCCGCCGAGCCCTCGGGCAGCAAGCGGGTGCCCACGCGCATCATCACCCCCAAGGGGCGCGGCGCCGAGGCCGCCTACGCCGCCCGGGTGACGCCGCAGATCCTCGCCCGGCTGGAGGCGTACTTCGGCATGCCCTACCCGTTCGAGAAGCTGGACACCCTGGCGGTGCCCCTGCTGGGCGGCGCCATGGAGCACCCGGGCCTGGTGACCTTCAACTCCGAGCTGATCCTGGCCAAGCCGGCCGAGGACTCGGTGGAGCACCAGCGCGATTTCGCCGAGGTGCAGGTGCACGAGCTGGCGCACCAGTGGTTCGGCAACCTAGTCACCCTGGCCTGGTGGGATGACCTGTGGCTCAACGAGTCCTTCGCCTCGTGGCTCACGCCGCGCATCGTGGAGGGGTGGCAGCCCACGTGGGATGCGATGGCGGACCGGGTGCGCGGCCGCTCCGGGGCGCTGGAGGTGGACAGCCTGGTGACGGCGCGCCGCATCCGCCAGCCCATCGAGAACGAGGGCGACATCCGCACCGCCTTCGATGGCATCACCTACGGGAAGGGCTCGGCGGTGCTGGCCATGACGGAGGAGTGGCTGGGCCGGGAGGTGTTCCAGCGCGGCATCCAGCGCTACCTGCGCGCGCACGCGGGCGGCAACGCCACGGCGGAGGACTTCCTGGCGGCGCTCTCCGCGGAGGCGGGCCAGGACGTGGCCCGGGTGCTGAACACCTTCCTGGACCAGGGCGGCGCCCCGCTCGTCACCGCCGCGCTGGACTGCGCGGGCCCTGTGCCGAAGGTGACGCTCTCCCAGCGCCGCTACCTGCCGGTGGGCTCCTCGGGGCAGGAGGCCCGCGCCTGGCGGGTGCCGCTGTGCGTCCGCTACGGGGTGAAGGAGCAGGCGGGGCGGGTGTGCGGCGTGCTGGAGGCGGAGCGCGCGGAGCTGGCCCTGCCCGGGGCGAAGGCGTGCCCGGACTGGTTCTTCCCCAACGAGGACGGGGCCGGTTACTTCCGGACCCAGGTGTCCGGCGCGGACTGGCAGCGGCTGCTGGCGGTGGCGGACCGGCGGCTGTCGCGCATCGAGCGGGTGACGCTGCTCGGGGATGCGCGCGCGCTGGCGCGGGCCGGGACGCTGCCCGCCGCGGAGGCGATGGCGCTGGCGGCCCGCTTCGCCGGGGAGCCGGACCGCCAGGTGTTCACCGCCTCCCTGGAGGTGCTGGGCCTGGTGGAGCCGCGCATGCTCTCCGAGGCCCGCCGGGAGGACTTCGACCGCTTCCTGCGGGAGACCTATGGGCCCCGGGCCCGGGCGCTGGGCCTCGTGCCGCGCGCGGACGAGAGCGAGGACACGCGGCTCCTGCGGCCGAAGCTGCTGTGGCTCGCGGGCGTCAGGGGGGGAGACCCCACGCTCGTCGCCGGGGCGCGGACGCTCACCGAGGCGTGGCTGAAGGACCGGAGCGCCGTGGCGCCGGAGCTGGTGGACAGCGTGCTGGCCATCACCGCCGCGCACCACGGGCGAGCGCTAGCCCCCCGGCTGCGCGAGGCCCTGAAGACGGAGCCGGAGCGCCGCCACCGGAACGCCCTGATCGGCGCCCTGGGGAGCCTGAGGGACCCCGAGGTGCTGCGCGAGCAGCTGCCGCTCGTCCTGGACCCGGCCGGGGATGCCCGCGAGACGGTCTGGATGGTGTACGCTGCGGGCCAGGAGCCCCGGGTGAGCGAGGTGGTCTACACCTTCGTGAAGGAGCACTACGACGCGCTGACCGCCCGGGTGCCCGAGGAGTTCGCCAGCCACATGGTCATGCTGGGCAGCAACTTCTGTGACGCGGCGCACCGCCAGGATGTGGAGGCTTTCTTCGCCCCCCGCATGGCGCTCACGGCCAGCGGCGCGCGCCGGCTCGCCCAGTCCCTGGAGCGCATCGACCTGTGCATGGCCCTGAAGCAGGCCCAGGGGGCCAGCCTCGACGCGTACCTCACGAAGGGGGCCGCGCCGAGGACTCCGCCCCGCGGGTAA
- the orn gene encoding oligoribonuclease, producing MTSPAPCFVWLDLEMTGLDPETCAIIEIGVILTGADLVPIAEFERVIWQPEEVLARMEPVVKEMHTRNGLLAKVRASPTSLRVAERDVMELVSSHCAVSEGILCGNSIHTDRRFLMRYMPMLERFLHYRMVDVTSLKVLTRAWYPQVFEPRKPPAGHTALADIRASLTELSFYRDTFFRPNPGAVG from the coding sequence ATGACTTCGCCTGCCCCCTGTTTTGTCTGGCTGGACCTTGAGATGACGGGTCTGGACCCGGAAACCTGCGCCATCATCGAGATTGGCGTCATCCTCACCGGGGCGGATCTCGTCCCGATCGCGGAGTTCGAACGCGTCATCTGGCAGCCGGAAGAAGTCCTGGCGCGCATGGAGCCCGTGGTGAAGGAGATGCACACGCGCAACGGGCTGCTCGCCAAGGTGCGCGCCTCCCCCACGTCCCTGCGGGTGGCCGAGCGGGATGTGATGGAGCTGGTGTCCTCCCACTGCGCGGTGAGCGAGGGCATCCTGTGTGGCAACTCCATCCACACCGACCGGCGGTTCCTCATGCGGTACATGCCCATGCTGGAGCGCTTCCTGCACTACCGCATGGTGGATGTGACGAGCCTCAAGGTGCTCACGCGCGCCTGGTACCCGCAGGTGTTCGAGCCGCGCAAGCCCCCCGCGGGGCACACGGCCCTGGCGGACATTCGCGCGAGCCTCACCGAGCTGTCGTTCTACCGGGACACCTTCTTCCGGCCCAACCCCGGCGCCGTCGGCTGA
- a CDS encoding FKBP-type peptidyl-prolyl cis-trans isomerase yields the protein MTRLLLALPLVWLLGCGEETSPGSGDPTQVTYVPALGVDLAAMQRLDSGLYLQDTREGTGAVAVSGRPVTVHYTGWLPNGTQFDSSRDRGTFSFTPGRGDVIDGWEQGIPGMKVGGVRRLVLPSSLGYGNRGVGAIPPQSVLVFEVELMSIP from the coding sequence ATGACCCGTCTGCTGCTGGCCCTTCCGTTGGTGTGGTTGCTGGGATGTGGGGAGGAAACATCGCCCGGCTCCGGGGACCCCACCCAGGTGACCTATGTCCCCGCGCTCGGCGTGGACCTGGCCGCCATGCAGCGGCTCGACAGCGGGCTCTACCTCCAGGACACGCGGGAGGGCACCGGGGCCGTGGCCGTCTCCGGACGCCCCGTGACGGTGCACTACACGGGCTGGCTGCCCAACGGCACCCAGTTCGACAGCAGCCGCGACCGGGGGACGTTCTCCTTCACCCCGGGCCGGGGGGATGTCATCGACGGGTGGGAGCAGGGCATCCCTGGCATGAAGGTGGGCGGGGTGCGCCGGCTCGTCCTGCCCTCCTCGCTGGGCTACGGCAACCGGGGGGTCGGGGCCATTCCCCCCCAGTCCGTGCTCGTCTTCGAGGTGGAGTTGATGTCCATTCCCTGA
- a CDS encoding phosphoribosyltransferase yields MRFRDRAEAGRRLAMLLRPYRDESMQIFGLGGGGVRVGYEVARALRVPLDIWVARQVDAPAQPGLGVGAVSEGEGFFLDVDGVRAASAPAAELTRWMDAQAGEVALCAQRLRGPHARCVPTGGTVVLVAEGIAAGDLRIHAALRGLRRQRPQRLLLAAPAGMAGELERLRVEADEVLCVQFTWELSCLSQAYEAFPPVLAFEVRQLLGQARLWAPRLPEGGLEEGGRWM; encoded by the coding sequence ATGCGGTTTCGAGACCGGGCGGAGGCGGGGCGGAGGCTGGCGATGTTGCTTCGGCCCTACCGCGATGAATCCATGCAGATCTTCGGCCTGGGCGGGGGCGGGGTCCGCGTGGGCTACGAGGTGGCCCGCGCGCTGAGGGTGCCGCTGGACATCTGGGTGGCCCGGCAGGTGGATGCGCCCGCGCAGCCCGGCCTGGGGGTGGGCGCCGTCTCCGAGGGGGAGGGCTTCTTCCTGGACGTGGACGGGGTGCGCGCGGCCTCGGCGCCCGCCGCGGAGCTGACGCGGTGGATGGATGCGCAGGCGGGCGAGGTGGCCCTGTGCGCGCAGCGGCTGCGCGGGCCCCACGCGCGGTGCGTGCCCACCGGCGGCACGGTGGTGCTGGTGGCCGAGGGCATCGCGGCGGGAGACCTGCGCATCCACGCGGCCCTGCGCGGGCTGCGGCGGCAGCGGCCCCAGCGGCTGTTGCTGGCGGCGCCCGCGGGCATGGCGGGCGAGCTGGAGCGGCTCCGGGTGGAGGCCGACGAGGTGCTGTGCGTGCAGTTCACCTGGGAGCTCTCCTGCCTGTCGCAGGCCTACGAGGCGTTCCCCCCGGTGCTGGCCTTCGAGGTGCGGCAGCTGCTTGGCCAGGCGCGGCTGTGGGCGCCCCGGCTCCCGGAAGGCGGGCTGGAGGAGGGCGGCAGGTGGATGTGA
- a CDS encoding GRAS family protein: MNSPKFSLLSQGLEHVLAGRLDAADRALASLRARLDVDAHAEDMQYLIFAAAFSKRLGGASATEFNLYRRRFEQSQIGLFSLLASKLPFVSMSSAIANEMLTGFIRGHEAVTLLDVGIGRGLQEVALLHKLAEADALPQRLHVFAVEPDPDSLSTAREALGAAAQRLGVSFRFHGVACVAEDLTEEHWRLLESLPGCRLATASFALHHIAERPAPAPDAREGFFQRLAQWAPAGVVLCEPSSNHHRVGLGERFENAWRHYGFIFQLLEELELSRQEKNAIKLFFSREVEDILGTDEETQRSERHEPAGAWLGRLERTGFQPTSGLEKPWPAAHPAIAVRPYPGYVGLEYREETIVAILCARAARAAA; encoded by the coding sequence GTGAACTCACCGAAGTTCTCGTTGCTCTCCCAAGGGCTGGAGCACGTGCTGGCGGGCCGGCTGGACGCGGCGGACCGGGCGCTTGCCTCGCTCCGGGCCCGGTTGGACGTGGACGCGCACGCCGAGGACATGCAGTACCTCATCTTCGCCGCGGCGTTCTCGAAGCGCCTGGGCGGGGCGTCCGCCACGGAGTTCAACCTCTACCGGCGCCGCTTCGAGCAGTCGCAGATTGGGCTCTTCAGCCTGCTCGCCTCGAAGCTGCCCTTCGTCTCCATGTCGAGCGCCATCGCCAACGAGATGCTGACGGGCTTCATCCGCGGGCACGAGGCCGTCACCCTGCTGGATGTCGGCATTGGCCGGGGCCTGCAGGAGGTGGCGCTGCTGCACAAGCTGGCCGAGGCGGATGCGCTCCCCCAGCGCCTCCACGTCTTCGCGGTGGAGCCGGATCCGGACTCGCTGAGCACGGCGCGCGAGGCGCTGGGCGCGGCGGCGCAGCGGCTGGGGGTGTCCTTCCGCTTCCACGGCGTGGCGTGCGTGGCGGAGGACCTGACCGAGGAGCACTGGCGGCTGCTGGAGAGCCTGCCCGGGTGCCGGCTCGCCACCGCATCCTTCGCGCTGCACCACATCGCCGAGCGCCCCGCGCCCGCGCCGGATGCGCGCGAGGGCTTCTTCCAGCGGCTCGCACAGTGGGCCCCCGCGGGCGTGGTGCTGTGCGAGCCCAGCTCCAACCACCACCGGGTGGGCCTGGGCGAGCGCTTCGAGAACGCCTGGCGCCACTACGGCTTCATCTTCCAGCTCCTGGAGGAACTGGAGCTCTCCCGGCAGGAGAAGAACGCCATCAAGCTGTTCTTCAGCCGCGAGGTGGAGGACATCCTCGGCACCGACGAGGAGACGCAGCGCTCGGAGCGGCACGAGCCCGCGGGCGCCTGGCTGGGCCGGCTGGAGCGCACCGGCTTCCAGCCCACCTCCGGGCTGGAGAAGCCCTGGCCCGCCGCGCACCCGGCCATCGCCGTGCGCCCCTACCCGGGGTACGTGGGGCTGGAGTACCGCGAGGAGACCATCGTGGCCATCCTCTGCGCCCGCGCCGCGCGCGCCGCGGCATGA
- a CDS encoding DUF2378 family protein: protein MSPETSLRKEPVAFDQIMEGLLLHAMKGRLDGEARRRLLGIGVDVDQPLSSAYPLTVMVEAIRICADVLYPDQPRDEAWYLTGRRALEGFGSTAMGKALFGMARVWGPRKLLGHMTRALQTAINYARAHAVDLPNGDVELTAEILPDYLALHGKRRLMDPHFLRGIIAQLVEVGGARAPVVLVTSTAPQESRYVYRVSLSQAQPLPPPPAPPRA from the coding sequence ATGTCCCCCGAGACCTCGCTCCGCAAGGAGCCCGTCGCCTTTGATCAAATCATGGAGGGGCTGCTGCTGCATGCCATGAAGGGCCGGCTGGATGGGGAGGCCCGGCGGCGGCTGCTCGGCATCGGCGTGGACGTGGACCAGCCGCTGAGCAGCGCCTACCCGCTGACGGTGATGGTGGAGGCCATCCGCATCTGCGCGGACGTGCTCTACCCGGACCAGCCCCGGGACGAGGCCTGGTACCTCACGGGGCGCCGGGCGCTGGAGGGCTTCGGCAGCACCGCCATGGGCAAGGCGCTCTTTGGCATGGCCCGGGTGTGGGGGCCGCGCAAGCTGCTGGGCCACATGACGCGCGCGCTGCAGACCGCCATCAACTACGCGCGGGCCCACGCGGTGGACCTGCCCAACGGGGACGTGGAGCTGACGGCGGAGATTCTCCCCGACTACCTGGCGCTGCACGGCAAGCGGCGCCTGATGGACCCGCACTTCCTCCGGGGCATCATCGCGCAGCTGGTGGAGGTCGGCGGCGCCCGGGCCCCCGTCGTCCTGGTGACCTCCACGGCCCCCCAGGAGAGCCGCTACGTCTACCGGGTGAGCCTCTCCCAGGCGCAGCCCCTCCCCCCTCCCCCCGCCCCGCCGCGCGCATGA